The Mesorhizobium koreense genome includes a window with the following:
- a CDS encoding acetolactate synthase large subunit, with amino-acid sequence MNGAESLVRTLLNGGVDTCFANPGTSEMHFVAALDRIPGIHCVLGLQENVVTGMADGYFRIARKPAATLLHCGPGLANGMGNLHNARRARSGIVNIVGDQATYHRPHDAPLTADTEGMARTVSHWVRASARSTEVGRDAAQAIQAARTMPGQIATLILPSDTSWDECGSVAEALPVPAPPPIDAFAIERAANVLRSKERVLILLAGHGVLAPAQALAWRIARATGAEIMADFVTAHLARGRGRMQLVRVPYNTDVARKTLEPFKRIILVNAKPPVGFFAYPGKPSTQYADDAEFVTLSRPDQDAVAALQALADALDAPAAEIPDPGPRPSAPTGAVSPDGLAQAVAALMPDNSIVSDESISYGRGLYPHTFDAPPHDWLHLAGGAIGDGLPVATGAAIGAGGKRRVISLQADGSAMYSLQALWTQAREKLPCTTIILSNRKYSILIGEYAGVGANPGRTAMDMLDLGNPDLNWVDLANGMGVEAAQARDLDTLCDLMRSSFRRQEPFLIELAI; translated from the coding sequence ATGAATGGAGCCGAAAGCCTCGTCCGGACCTTGTTGAACGGGGGTGTGGACACCTGTTTCGCCAATCCCGGCACCAGCGAAATGCACTTCGTCGCAGCCCTCGATCGTATCCCGGGCATCCACTGCGTTCTCGGCCTCCAGGAAAATGTCGTAACCGGTATGGCAGACGGCTATTTCCGTATCGCGCGCAAGCCTGCCGCAACGCTGCTCCACTGCGGTCCAGGGCTGGCAAACGGCATGGGCAATCTGCACAATGCGCGCCGCGCACGCTCGGGCATCGTCAACATCGTCGGCGACCAGGCGACCTATCACAGGCCGCATGACGCGCCGCTCACCGCCGACACGGAAGGGATGGCCCGCACGGTATCGCATTGGGTGCGGGCAAGCGCGCGTTCCACCGAAGTGGGCCGGGATGCCGCACAGGCGATCCAGGCGGCGCGGACGATGCCGGGGCAGATCGCTACGCTGATCCTTCCGTCCGACACGAGCTGGGACGAATGCGGCAGCGTGGCCGAGGCGCTCCCCGTACCCGCGCCGCCACCCATCGATGCCTTCGCGATCGAGCGGGCCGCAAACGTGTTGCGGAGCAAAGAGCGGGTACTGATCCTTCTGGCCGGCCACGGCGTGCTCGCTCCGGCCCAGGCTCTGGCCTGGCGCATCGCGCGGGCAACGGGCGCGGAGATCATGGCCGACTTCGTCACCGCGCATCTCGCGCGGGGCAGGGGACGGATGCAACTCGTCCGTGTGCCCTACAACACCGACGTGGCCCGGAAGACGCTGGAACCGTTCAAGCGGATCATCCTCGTCAACGCGAAGCCGCCGGTCGGGTTCTTCGCCTATCCAGGCAAGCCCTCTACGCAATATGCCGATGATGCAGAGTTCGTGACGCTATCGCGCCCCGACCAGGACGCGGTGGCGGCCCTCCAAGCGCTTGCCGATGCCTTGGATGCACCGGCGGCCGAAATCCCCGATCCGGGGCCACGACCGTCGGCGCCCACTGGCGCGGTCAGCCCGGATGGCCTTGCGCAGGCGGTGGCGGCCCTCATGCCGGACAATTCCATCGTTTCGGACGAGAGTATCTCTTACGGGCGCGGCCTTTATCCGCATACCTTCGACGCCCCGCCGCATGATTGGCTGCATCTCGCTGGCGGCGCGATCGGCGACGGGTTGCCCGTGGCGACCGGAGCGGCCATCGGCGCGGGCGGCAAGCGTCGGGTGATCAGCCTGCAGGCCGACGGATCGGCCATGTATTCCCTACAGGCGCTGTGGACGCAGGCGCGCGAGAAGCTGCCCTGCACCACGATCATCCTGTCGAACCGGAAGTACAGCATCCTTATCGGGGAATATGCCGGCGTCGGCGCCAATCCGGGCCGTACCGCGATGGATATGCTCGACCTCGGCAATCCGGATCTGAACTGGGTCGACCTCGCCAACGGCATGGGCGTCGAGGCCGCGCAGGCCCGCGACCTCGACACGCTGTGCGATCTGATGCGGAGTTCTTTCCGCAGACAGGAGCCTTTCCTCATCGAACTGGCGATCTGA
- the ccmB gene encoding heme exporter protein CcmB, producing MLALYLRDLRIGIRAGGGALVGVLFFLAVVAVVPFGVGPDLKLLARIGPAILWIGALLASLLGLERLFQADREDGTLDLLALAGDRHPPALTVLVKCLAHWTASVLPLVIASPLLGLFMNMEAAAIGATTLTLLVGTPAIAFIGAVGAAVAVALPRGGLLVSILILPLTVPVLIFGVSASYGAVNDPEPFLPPFLILAALTLFFAVIGPLGAALALKQATD from the coding sequence ATGCTAGCCCTCTACCTCCGCGATCTGAGGATCGGCATCCGCGCGGGCGGCGGGGCGCTGGTGGGCGTGCTGTTCTTCCTCGCCGTCGTCGCGGTCGTTCCTTTCGGCGTCGGGCCCGACCTCAAGCTTCTGGCGCGGATCGGTCCGGCGATCCTGTGGATCGGCGCGCTGCTCGCCAGCCTGCTCGGCCTGGAACGGCTCTTCCAGGCCGACCGCGAGGACGGCACGCTCGATCTCCTGGCGCTTGCCGGCGATCGCCACCCGCCGGCGCTGACCGTGCTCGTCAAATGCCTGGCGCACTGGACCGCAAGCGTGCTGCCGCTGGTGATCGCTTCGCCGCTCCTCGGCTTGTTCATGAACATGGAAGCGGCCGCGATCGGCGCCACAACGCTGACGCTTCTGGTCGGAACGCCGGCCATCGCCTTCATCGGCGCCGTCGGCGCGGCGGTGGCGGTGGCGCTGCCGCGCGGCGGGCTTCTCGTCTCGATCCTGATCCTGCCGCTCACCGTGCCGGTGCTGATCTTCGGCGTCTCGGCAAGCTATGGAGCCGTCAACGATCCCGAGCCCTTCCTGCCCCCCTTCCTCATCCTCGCGGCGCTCACGCTCTTCTTCGCCGTTATCGGGCCGCTCGGCGCGGCGCTGGCGCTCAAGCAGGCGACCGATTGA
- the ccmA gene encoding heme ABC exporter ATP-binding protein CcmA, with protein sequence MRLVAEGVGGERGGETVFTDIDFIVSDGEALIITGPNGSGKSTLLRIIAGLLPAAGGAVRLEGGGEQAPDPAAACHYLGHENGMKPALSVTENLDFWQNFNGRPALGLGDALEAVGLDTVAHLPYGYLSTGQRRRIAIARLLINHRPLWLLDEPTAGLDRRSEERFAALMAEHLHQGGMIVAATHVALGLEAVKELRMGDAANA encoded by the coding sequence ATGCGGCTTGTCGCCGAGGGAGTTGGGGGCGAACGCGGCGGCGAGACCGTATTTACGGACATCGATTTTATCGTGTCCGATGGCGAGGCCCTGATCATTACGGGGCCGAACGGATCGGGAAAATCGACGCTGCTGCGAATCATCGCTGGGCTGCTTCCCGCGGCCGGAGGGGCGGTTCGGCTGGAAGGGGGCGGCGAACAAGCGCCGGATCCCGCCGCCGCCTGCCACTATCTCGGCCATGAGAACGGCATGAAGCCGGCGCTCTCGGTCACCGAGAACCTCGATTTCTGGCAAAACTTCAATGGCCGGCCGGCGCTCGGCCTTGGCGACGCGCTGGAAGCGGTCGGTCTCGATACGGTCGCGCACCTGCCCTACGGCTACCTGTCGACCGGCCAGCGGCGGCGCATCGCTATCGCCCGACTGTTGATCAACCATCGCCCGCTATGGCTGCTCGACGAGCCGACGGCGGGGCTCGACCGACGCTCCGAGGAGCGTTTCGCTGCCCTGATGGCCGAGCATCTCCACCAAGGCGGCATGATCGTCGCGGCCACCCATGTGGCGCTCGGGCTGGAGGCGGTGAAGGAACTGAGGATGGGGGATGCGGCAAATGCCTGA
- a CDS encoding divergent polysaccharide deacetylase family protein, with protein MNKEIERPLGQDRRSGGRPRRLRFSPGAVAATVACLAIIAVAGAIALRPRPFHQAPEIVVSTPEAAASASKPPVGMAPSGQAMSTSGQTGPHIIHVNPDSTEPKGTIVIRDPSTLGQNLRMAHLPDRALIEQSEMGPLPIRSIDGRRPVDVYARPWSGTRGARVAIVIGGLGLSQTGTQYAIQKLPGPVTLAFAPQGNSLDRWMRDARQSGHELLMQVPFEPFDYPNVNPGRNTLTVEASPAENLRSLHWALSRITNYTGIMNYMGARFVADENVMEPIMKDLARRGLLYLDDGTSARSVAPQLALKDGVPFAEGDMTIDTSHDRGDILKKLDQLEATARAKGFAIGTGSAFQVTVDAVADWIGEAVKRGVEIVPVTAVMTDPEKG; from the coding sequence ATGAACAAGGAAATTGAACGCCCCCTGGGGCAGGACAGACGGTCGGGCGGACGGCCGCGCAGGCTCCGGTTTTCGCCAGGTGCGGTTGCGGCGACGGTCGCCTGCCTTGCCATCATCGCGGTCGCCGGCGCGATCGCGCTCAGACCGCGCCCGTTCCATCAGGCACCTGAAATCGTCGTTTCGACGCCGGAGGCCGCTGCATCCGCCTCGAAGCCGCCGGTCGGCATGGCTCCTTCCGGCCAGGCCATGTCCACATCCGGCCAGACCGGGCCGCACATCATCCACGTCAATCCCGATAGCACAGAGCCGAAAGGGACGATCGTCATCCGCGATCCCTCGACCCTCGGCCAGAACCTGCGCATGGCGCATCTTCCGGACCGCGCACTCATCGAGCAGTCGGAGATGGGGCCGCTGCCGATCCGTTCGATCGACGGGAGGCGGCCGGTCGACGTCTATGCGCGGCCGTGGTCGGGCACGCGCGGGGCCCGTGTCGCCATAGTCATCGGCGGGCTAGGCCTGTCGCAGACCGGTACGCAATATGCGATCCAAAAACTTCCGGGACCGGTCACGCTTGCCTTTGCGCCGCAGGGCAACAGCCTCGACCGCTGGATGCGGGACGCCCGCCAGAGCGGGCACGAGCTTCTGATGCAGGTACCGTTCGAGCCCTTCGATTATCCGAACGTCAATCCCGGCCGCAACACGCTGACGGTCGAGGCCTCGCCAGCCGAGAACCTCCGTTCGCTGCACTGGGCGCTGTCGCGGATTACCAACTATACTGGCATCATGAACTATATGGGCGCGCGCTTCGTTGCCGACGAGAATGTCATGGAACCCATCATGAAGGACCTAGCCCGGCGCGGACTGCTCTATCTGGACGACGGCACCTCGGCGCGTAGCGTGGCGCCGCAACTGGCGCTCAAGGACGGAGTTCCCTTCGCCGAGGGCGACATGACCATCGACACCTCGCACGACCGCGGCGATATATTGAAAAAGCTCGACCAACTCGAAGCGACGGCGCGTGCCAAGGGTTTTGCCATCGGCACGGGCTCCGCCTTTCAGGTCACGGTCGACGCGGTCGCCGACTGGATCGGGGAAGCGGTGAAGCGCGGCGTCGAGATCGTGCCGGTGACGGCCGTCATGACCGATCCGGAGAAGGGGTAA
- a CDS encoding RNA pyrophosphohydrolase: MVLNHNGFVWAGRRIVEEDSEVSDTSRLWQMPQGGIDKGEEPLAAARRELYEETGMKSASLIAEAPRWIDYDLPHDLVGIALKGKYRGQTQKWFAFRFEGNDGEIAINPPPDGHPAEFDEWAWKKLRDFPDIVVPFKRATYEELVAIFGHLAS; this comes from the coding sequence ATGGTTCTTAACCACAACGGATTCGTCTGGGCAGGGCGGCGCATCGTCGAGGAAGATAGCGAGGTCTCCGATACGTCGCGGCTTTGGCAGATGCCGCAGGGCGGGATCGACAAGGGTGAAGAGCCGCTCGCTGCGGCGCGGCGCGAACTCTATGAGGAAACCGGTATGAAGAGCGCTTCGCTCATCGCCGAAGCGCCGCGTTGGATCGACTACGACCTGCCGCACGATCTCGTCGGTATCGCCCTCAAGGGAAAATACCGCGGCCAAACGCAGAAATGGTTCGCCTTCCGATTTGAGGGCAATGACGGCGAAATCGCCATCAACCCGCCGCCCGACGGGCATCCAGCCGAATTCGACGAATGGGCATGGAAGAAGTTACGCGACTTTCCCGACATCGTCGTGCCCTTCAAGCGCGCGACCTATGAGGAACTGGTCGCGATATTCGGCCATCTGGCGTCCTGA
- the acnA gene encoding aconitate hydratase AcnA, with protein MTHSLDSFKARKTLKAGDREYVYFSLTEAEKNGLSGISRLPFSMKVLLENLLRNEDGQSVKKKDIEAVAAWLNDKGSAGYEIAYRPARVLMQDFTGVPAVVDLAAMRDAMVALGGDPEKINPLVPVDLVIDHSVIVDEFGTPMAFARNVEKEYERNGERYRFLKWGQQAFRNFRVVPPGTGICHQVNLEYLAQTVWSAEIDGETVAYPDTCVGTDSHTTMVNGLGVLGWGVGGIEAEAAMLGQPVSMLLPEVIGFRVTGRLKEGVTATDLVLTVTQMLRKKGVVGKFVEFFGPGLSAMTLADRATIGNMSPEYGATCGFFPVDVETIKYLTMTSRTDERIALVKAYAEAQGLWRHDGIADPVFTDTLELDLGDVVPSMAGPKRPEGRVSLGDIPAAFAQAMDTEYKKAAELSKRYAVEGAGYDLGHGDVVIAAITSCTNTSNPSVLIGAGLLARNANRLGLKQKPWVKTSLAPGSQVVAEYLDKSGLQKELDTIGFNLVGFGCTTCIGNSGPLPGPISKTINDKGLIGAAVLSGNRNFEGRVSPDVQANYLASPPLVVAYALAGTVTKDLTTEPIGEGKDSKPVFLKDIWPTTAEIQDFIAKNVTRELFARKYADVFKGDDNWRQVKAPSGQTYAWDDQSTYVQNPPYFEGMEKKPDTVGDIKGARILGLFGDKITTDHISPAGSIKAASPAGEYLTGHGVGVADFNQYGTRRGNHEVMMRGTFANIRIRNHMLGENGKEGGYTIHYPSKEEMSIYDAAMLYRQEKVPLVIFAGVEYGNGSSRDWAAKGTNLLGVRAVIAQSFERIHRSNLVGMGVVPFVLDEGTSWHSLGLTGEETVEIDGLENIRPRQKMVAKITYVDGKVKEVPILCRIDTLDELAYFKNGGILQYVLRDLAA; from the coding sequence GTGACACATTCACTCGACAGTTTCAAAGCACGTAAAACCCTCAAGGCGGGGGATAGGGAATATGTCTATTTCAGTTTGACGGAGGCCGAGAAGAACGGGCTTTCCGGTATCTCCAGACTTCCCTTTTCGATGAAGGTCCTCCTGGAAAACCTGCTCCGGAACGAGGACGGGCAGTCGGTCAAGAAAAAGGATATCGAGGCGGTCGCCGCCTGGCTGAACGACAAGGGTAGCGCCGGCTACGAGATCGCCTACCGGCCGGCTCGCGTTCTGATGCAGGATTTCACCGGCGTTCCGGCCGTGGTCGATCTGGCGGCGATGCGCGACGCCATGGTGGCGCTTGGCGGCGATCCCGAGAAGATCAACCCGCTCGTTCCCGTCGACCTCGTCATCGACCATTCCGTCATCGTCGACGAGTTCGGCACGCCGATGGCTTTTGCCCGCAATGTCGAGAAAGAATATGAGCGCAACGGCGAACGCTATCGCTTCCTGAAATGGGGGCAGCAGGCGTTCCGCAATTTCCGCGTCGTGCCGCCCGGCACCGGCATCTGCCACCAGGTCAACCTCGAATATCTGGCTCAAACGGTGTGGTCGGCCGAGATCGACGGCGAGACGGTTGCCTATCCTGACACCTGCGTCGGCACGGATTCGCACACTACCATGGTCAACGGTCTCGGCGTGCTCGGCTGGGGCGTCGGCGGCATCGAGGCGGAGGCGGCCATGCTCGGCCAGCCGGTCTCCATGCTTTTGCCCGAAGTGATCGGCTTCCGCGTCACCGGCCGGCTGAAGGAGGGCGTGACGGCGACCGACCTCGTGCTCACCGTGACGCAGATGCTGCGCAAGAAGGGCGTCGTCGGCAAGTTCGTCGAGTTCTTCGGACCCGGCCTTTCCGCCATGACGCTTGCCGACCGCGCCACCATCGGCAACATGTCGCCGGAATATGGCGCGACCTGCGGCTTCTTCCCGGTCGATGTCGAAACCATCAAATATCTCACCATGACCAGCCGCACCGATGAGCGCATCGCGCTGGTCAAGGCCTACGCGGAAGCGCAGGGCCTGTGGCGCCATGACGGCATCGCCGATCCGGTCTTCACGGACACGCTGGAACTCGACCTCGGCGATGTGGTGCCGTCGATGGCCGGGCCGAAGCGGCCCGAGGGTCGCGTATCGCTGGGCGACATTCCGGCCGCCTTCGCCCAGGCGATGGACACGGAATACAAGAAGGCCGCCGAGCTTTCGAAGCGCTACGCTGTGGAGGGCGCCGGTTACGATCTCGGCCATGGCGACGTGGTGATCGCGGCGATCACGTCGTGCACCAACACGTCGAACCCGAGCGTGCTGATCGGTGCCGGCCTTCTTGCCCGCAACGCCAACAGGCTCGGCCTGAAGCAGAAGCCGTGGGTGAAGACCTCGCTCGCACCGGGCAGCCAGGTGGTGGCGGAATATCTCGACAAGTCCGGCCTGCAGAAGGAGCTCGACACCATCGGCTTCAACCTCGTCGGCTTCGGCTGTACGACCTGCATCGGCAATTCGGGCCCGCTTCCCGGTCCGATCTCGAAGACCATCAACGACAAGGGCCTCATCGGGGCGGCGGTGCTTTCGGGCAACCGCAATTTCGAGGGCCGCGTCTCGCCCGACGTGCAGGCGAACTATCTCGCCTCGCCGCCGCTCGTAGTCGCCTACGCGCTCGCCGGCACGGTGACGAAAGACCTGACCACGGAGCCGATCGGCGAGGGCAAGGACAGCAAGCCCGTCTTCCTGAAGGACATCTGGCCGACCACCGCCGAAATCCAGGATTTCATCGCCAAGAACGTCACCCGCGAGCTTTTCGCCCGCAAATATGCCGATGTCTTCAAGGGCGACGACAATTGGCGCCAGGTCAAGGCGCCGAGCGGCCAGACCTATGCCTGGGACGACCAGTCCACCTATGTGCAGAACCCGCCCTATTTCGAGGGCATGGAGAAGAAGCCGGACACGGTCGGCGACATAAAGGGCGCGCGTATCCTCGGCCTGTTCGGCGACAAGATCACCACCGACCACATTTCGCCGGCGGGTTCGATCAAGGCGGCGTCGCCGGCCGGTGAATATCTGACCGGGCATGGTGTCGGCGTCGCCGACTTCAACCAGTACGGCACGCGGCGCGGCAATCACGAAGTGATGATGCGCGGCACCTTCGCCAACATCCGCATCCGCAATCACATGCTGGGCGAGAACGGCAAGGAGGGCGGCTACACGATCCACTATCCCTCCAAGGAGGAGATGTCGATCTACGACGCCGCCATGCTCTATCGGCAGGAAAAAGTGCCCCTGGTCATCTTCGCCGGCGTCGAATACGGCAACGGTTCCTCGCGCGACTGGGCGGCAAAGGGCACCAATCTGCTCGGCGTCCGCGCGGTCATCGCCCAGTCCTTCGAGCGCATCCACCGTTCGAATCTGGTCGGCATGGGCGTCGTGCCCTTCGTCCTCGACGAGGGGACAAGCTGGCATTCGCTCGGTCTCACCGGCGAGGAGACGGTGGAGATCGACGGGCTGGAGAACATCCGCCCGCGCCAGAAGATGGTTGCCAAGATCACCTATGTCGACGGCAAGGTGAAGGAGGTGCCGATCCTCTGCCGTATCGATACGCTGGACGAGCTTGCCTACTTCAAGAATGGCGGCATCCTGCAATATGTCCTGCGCGACCTCGCGGCGTAG
- a CDS encoding oxidoreductase, whose translation MPEQSFKRLFTPVVLRGRTLRNRIVFGAHTANMAEEGLPTERHVGYYAERAIGGAGLVVVEPMPVHQAAVLTRGNFRPSDDSVIPHFRKITEAIKGNGAVAIQQLYHVGQHADPDNSFHAGWSPSGLPSYHDSDGSHRMTEAEIEETIDGFVQAARRCREAGFDGVEVWAAYHSMLDQFWTPWSNRRDDRWGGSLENRTRMSREVMTRIRKVCGEDFIVGLAINDEPEVEVALGREALAEIIALHDRDALMDYVTCGSGSYFDFYKIMPTFLYPEKLGADLASVLKSTVRHALVTAESHIRTPENAEGVLSEGRADLVSIVRGQIADPHLANKAAAGRAQDIRGCLSCNQMCWGRRSRDYWISCVINPSAGREWEWGGDRFTPSERPGNVLVVGGGPAGLEAARVAAERGHRVVLAEASDRLGGQFRLAGLQPRRAQILDLIDWYERQLARLQVDVRHGQYVEAEDVEREGADHVIVATGSLPPDGAFQRALPQYDAIPGGGSVLSAEAVMAREARPGKRILLLDDGGNWKGCGTAWRLAEDGHEVTLVTPDALVGKELQRMAADAPLRRALARLGVRFVTESAVTRWDGGSARIASLLDGTEQEIEADALVFAATSMAADSLSVELEARGIAFTAIGDCTAARQAAYAIHDGRKVALGL comes from the coding sequence ATGCCGGAACAGAGCTTCAAGCGACTGTTTACGCCGGTCGTGCTGCGCGGCAGGACGCTTCGCAACCGGATCGTCTTCGGCGCGCATACGGCCAACATGGCGGAGGAAGGGCTGCCGACAGAGCGGCATGTCGGCTACTACGCCGAGCGCGCCATCGGCGGAGCGGGATTGGTCGTGGTCGAGCCGATGCCCGTCCATCAGGCCGCGGTGCTGACCCGGGGCAATTTCCGTCCCTCCGACGACAGCGTCATTCCGCACTTCCGCAAGATCACCGAGGCGATCAAGGGCAACGGCGCCGTCGCCATCCAGCAGCTCTACCATGTCGGCCAGCACGCCGACCCGGACAATTCGTTCCATGCGGGCTGGTCGCCCTCCGGCCTGCCGAGCTATCACGATTCAGACGGTTCGCACCGCATGACCGAAGCCGAGATCGAGGAGACGATCGACGGCTTCGTCCAGGCGGCACGCCGCTGCCGAGAGGCCGGTTTCGACGGGGTCGAGGTCTGGGCCGCCTATCATTCGATGCTCGACCAGTTCTGGACGCCATGGTCGAACCGGCGCGACGACCGCTGGGGCGGCAGCCTCGAAAACCGCACGCGGATGAGCCGCGAGGTGATGACCCGAATCCGCAAAGTCTGCGGCGAGGATTTCATCGTCGGGCTGGCGATCAATGACGAGCCGGAGGTCGAGGTGGCGCTGGGGCGCGAGGCGCTGGCCGAGATCATCGCCCTGCATGACCGTGACGCGCTGATGGACTACGTGACTTGCGGCTCCGGCAGCTATTTCGACTTCTATAAGATCATGCCGACCTTCCTTTATCCGGAGAAACTCGGCGCCGATCTCGCTTCCGTGCTCAAATCCACGGTGCGCCACGCGCTGGTCACGGCCGAAAGCCATATCCGCACGCCGGAAAACGCCGAAGGCGTGCTGAGCGAGGGCCGGGCCGATCTGGTCTCCATCGTGCGCGGGCAGATCGCCGACCCGCATCTGGCCAACAAGGCGGCGGCCGGCCGCGCGCAGGATATTCGCGGCTGCCTCTCCTGCAACCAGATGTGCTGGGGCCGCCGATCGCGCGACTACTGGATAAGCTGCGTCATCAATCCGTCGGCCGGCCGTGAATGGGAATGGGGCGGCGACCGCTTCACCCCTTCGGAGCGGCCGGGAAATGTCCTCGTCGTGGGCGGCGGCCCCGCCGGCCTCGAGGCGGCACGCGTGGCGGCCGAACGCGGCCATCGGGTCGTGCTCGCCGAGGCTTCGGATCGTCTTGGCGGGCAATTCCGTCTTGCCGGCCTGCAGCCGCGCCGCGCCCAGATCCTCGACCTGATCGATTGGTACGAGCGGCAACTTGCCCGGCTTCAGGTGGATGTGCGCCACGGACAATATGTCGAAGCCGAAGACGTCGAGCGCGAAGGCGCCGATCACGTCATCGTCGCGACCGGCTCCCTGCCGCCTGACGGGGCTTTCCAGCGGGCACTGCCTCAGTACGATGCCATCCCCGGCGGCGGGTCGGTCTTATCGGCGGAAGCTGTGATGGCGCGCGAGGCGAGGCCGGGAAAGCGTATCCTCCTGCTCGACGACGGCGGCAACTGGAAGGGATGCGGCACGGCCTGGCGGCTCGCGGAAGACGGCCATGAGGTGACGCTGGTGACGCCCGATGCCCTCGTCGGCAAGGAGCTTCAGCGCATGGCAGCGGATGCGCCGCTGCGCCGCGCGCTCGCCCGCCTCGGCGTCCGCTTCGTGACCGAAAGCGCCGTCACCCGCTGGGACGGCGGGTCGGCCAGGATCGCGTCACTGCTCGACGGGACCGAACAGGAGATCGAGGCCGACGCGCTCGTCTTCGCCGCGACAAGCATGGCGGCCGACAGTCTTTCGGTCGAACTTGAAGCGCGCGGGATCGCCTTCACCGCGATCGGCGATTGCACCGCCGCCCGGCAGGCCGCCTATGCCATCCATGACGGACGCAAGGTCGCGCTTGGGCTCTGA
- a CDS encoding DUF1223 domain-containing protein yields the protein MAARHRFLAVTLTATCLAMTMPAAAKPLGVVELFTSQGCNSCPPADAALGRFVRQGNVVVLAYHVDYWDYLGWKDTLGSRANTERQYAYAKGFGSSQVYTPQAVINGRSQMNGGYVGEVEAELDMLDQSGGGLVVDISVRDTGNSYVVEAGAAKDGTGEARVILVSYAPQRDIPIRRGENSGRTITYWHAVTGTHIAGMWHGKPMRYEVPKAALPSDGGLAVLLQSGVGGAAGPILGAATLGDTGS from the coding sequence GTGGCGGCGAGGCACCGCTTTTTAGCGGTAACGTTGACCGCGACCTGCCTTGCCATGACGATGCCGGCCGCCGCCAAGCCGCTCGGCGTGGTCGAACTCTTCACCAGTCAGGGTTGCAATTCCTGCCCGCCCGCCGACGCCGCGCTCGGTCGCTTTGTCCGACAGGGCAATGTCGTGGTGCTGGCCTATCATGTCGACTACTGGGACTATCTCGGCTGGAAGGATACGCTCGGCAGCCGCGCCAATACCGAACGGCAATACGCCTACGCCAAGGGCTTCGGCTCGAGCCAGGTCTATACGCCGCAGGCCGTCATCAACGGGCGTTCCCAAATGAACGGCGGATATGTCGGCGAGGTGGAGGCCGAACTCGATATGCTCGATCAATCCGGCGGGGGGCTTGTCGTGGATATTTCGGTTCGCGACACGGGCAATTCCTATGTCGTCGAGGCCGGAGCGGCGAAGGACGGGACAGGCGAGGCGCGGGTGATCCTCGTTTCCTATGCCCCTCAACGCGATATCCCCATTCGTCGAGGCGAGAACAGCGGCCGCACCATTACCTACTGGCACGCCGTGACCGGCACCCACATCGCCGGCATGTGGCACGGCAAGCCGATGCGCTACGAGGTGCCGAAAGCCGCGCTTCCGTCAGATGGCGGCCTCGCCGTCCTGCTACAATCGGGGGTGGGAGGTGCCGCGGGGCCGATCCTCGGCGCGGCGACGCTTGGCGACACGGGAAGCTGA